In a single window of the Thunnus thynnus chromosome 9, fThuThy2.1, whole genome shotgun sequence genome:
- the egr1 gene encoding early growth response protein 1, giving the protein MAAAKTEMILPTLQISEPLSFPHSPMDNYPKLEEVMMLSSAGTPFLTASAPEGAGFGSGEPGEQYDHLAGDTLPDIPFNCEKSVAEQAYQTQRLPPISYTGRFTLEPATTCSNSLWAEPILGLFTGLMGNIPPSSSSSSAASQTTSSSSSSVPSSSTSSSSTSSSSQSSSLSSSIHHSEPNPIYSAAPTYSSPNSDIFPDQGQAFPSSAGAVQYPPPAYPNGKTCSTSFPVPMIPDYLFPQQQGEISLVPPDQKPFQSQSSQPSLTPLSTIKAFATQTGSQDLKSVYQSQLIKPSRMRKYPTRPSKTPPHERPYACPVETCDRRFSRSDELTRHIRIHTGQKPFQCRICMRNFSRSDHLTTHIRTHTGEKPFACEICGRKFARSDERKRHTKIHLRQKDKKAEKAGAVVVTAAPVSAPSPASSYPSPITSYPSPVSSYPSPVTSCYSSPVHTSYPSPSVATTYPSVSMSSTFQSQVASSFPSSVASNIYSSPVPTPLSDMQTTLSPRTIEIC; this is encoded by the exons ATGGCTGCAGCCAAGACCGAGATGATCCTCCCAACCCTGCAGATCTCAGAGCCTCTGAGCTTCCCTCACTCCCCCATGGATAACTACCCCAAGCTGGAGGAGGTGATGATGCTCAGCTCTGCAGGGACCCCCTTCCTCACCGCCTCCGCACCCGAAGGTGCAGGCTTTGGCTCTGGGGAGCCAGGAGAGCAGTACGACCACCTCGCTGGAG ATACATTACCTGATATCCCCTTCAACTGTGAGAAGTCAGTGGCGGAGCAGGCCTACCAAACCCAGAGGCTGCCCCCCATCTCTTACACAGGCCGCTTCACTCTGGAGCCCGCCACCACTTGCAGCAACAGCCTCTGGGCGGAGCCAATCTTGGGCCTGTTCACTGGCCTGATGGGCAACATTCCTCCCAGCTCCAGCTCTTCCTCTGCTGCCTCACAGACCAcctcgtcctcctcttcatccGTCCCgtcctcctccacttcctcctcttctacctcctcctcatctcagAGCTCCAGCCTCAGTTCCTCCATTCACCACAGCGAGCCCAACCCCATCTACTCAGCCGCCCCGACCTACTCCAGCCCTAACTCTGACATCTTCCCAGACCAGGGCCAGGCTTTTCCCAGCTCAGCTGGAGCAGTGCAGTACCCTCCTCCTGCCTACCCCAATGGCAAGACCTGCAGCACTAGCTTCCCTGTGCCCATGATTCCTGACTACCTCTTCCCTCAGCAGCAGGGAGAGATCAGCCTGGTGCCCCCTGACCAAAAGCCCTTCCAGAGTCAGTCAAGCCAGCCCTCCCTCACTCCTCTGTCCACCATCAAGGCCTTTGCCACCCAGACTGGTTCCCAGGACCTTAAGAGCGTCTACCAGTCCCAGCTGATTAAGCCCAGCCGCATGCGCAAGTACCCCACCCGGCCGAGCAAGACACCTCCACACGAGAGGCCCTACGCTTGCCCCGTGGAGACCTGCGATCGTCGCTTCTCACGCTCTGATGAGCTGACACGTCACATTCGCATCCACACAGGCCAGAAACCCTTCCAATGCCGCATCTGCATGCGCAACTTCAGCCGCAGCGACCACCTGACAACGCACATCCGCACTCACACCGGTGAGAAGCCCTTCGCCTGTGAGATCTGTGGACGCAAGTTCGCCCGCAGTGACGAGAGGAAGAGGCACACAAAGATCCACCTACGGCAGAAGGACAAGAAAGCAGAGAAGGCAGGAGCGGTGGTGGTAACTGCAGCGCCTGTGTCGGCTCCCTCACCTGCCTCCAGCTACCCATCTCCCATCACCTCATACCCCTCTCCAGTGTCTTCTTACCCCTCTCCCGTCACCTCCTGTTACTCCTCTCCCGTTCACACTTCCTATCCATCTCCTTCCGTCGCTACCACCTACCCATCAGTGTCCATGTCCAGCACCTTTCAGTCCCAGGTAgcctcctccttcccctcttcaGTTGCCTCTAACATCTACAGCTCCCCCGTCCCAACTCCTCTATCAGACATGCAGACCACTCTCTCCCCAAGGACAATCGAGATTTGCTAA